In the Augochlora pura isolate Apur16 chromosome 7, APUR_v2.2.1, whole genome shotgun sequence genome, TGGTATACCAGtatgtaaataatagtatagatcagtgtaaaaatattttcaactatgTCTCACTGTAACATAAAATAGCAAATGCAATTATCGAATACGTCAATGAGACTGTATATCACGTGATAAGAATAATGTTGTTCTACGTTCGCTGTCTTTATTTTTTGACAAGTCCCCTCGttcgttttatcgatcgtAAAAGATCCATCTCTGAATAGCTAAGTTCGGATAAtcgtcgtttcgttttcacATTCCCTGATTCCCTGTACGTCGATAGAATTTGATACGAGTAAAaactttttaacaaatttcttaCATCTTACAAACGTGTATTACAAACAATAAAATCTTATATATTAGCTTCTTACATTTACCACTTATTcttgttacatttttctttttcataattactttttgtttctcgtataatttcgtttcttggTCACATCGATATCTTGAGAATTTTGTTGCAGGTTGAAAACAACATCGTTTCAATCGAAGTGAACTATTTCTGATCTGTACATACAAATTACGAACCTCCTCTCCGTCAAGAATAATCAAGCCGAAAAATGATGTCTGACATACGTGAGTGATTGGTATCCGTTGAAGAAGGGGGGAAAACCAGGGACGACGATCAGGTTGAATGTCAAAGAGAAAAACGGTACCGccataatgtaatttttatcgacaAATTGGAAATCATTACAATATATGATAATCAATCCAAACAAGAACAATGTTGCAACAATATGCTGAACTTGTATCTCGAGCGtacgaaaaagaaacaaacaaaaagATCTAGGATAAAATGTTTCGAccgatttttctttatattattaaaacgtttctTTTATAGTGTATCTTGTCTCGTTAAGCAATTTCAGATATAAAAACTCATACCTATCTCAAACTGAcaactttatttcattaatttggTGTATGATTGCGTAACACGAATATGTTgcttgattaaaaaaaaaatgtgtacACCCAGTTATTCTGCGTACTCCTCCCTTGCTCGCCCAACTCTCACTCATTCATCCTGGACACTGGTATCATTTTGTGCGACCATGTGCCAACTCGCAGGACTTGTGTGTATTATAATTCCGCGGACGAGGTACAGAATGAACTTAATCACGTTACAAGAATTCATACTGACTAATTAGAAATGCAGAACTCAAAGAAAATTCGACGATTTCATTAACTTTTGGTTACGATCCACGTTTAAAACAACCCCTGAGATtcgcagaaaaaaaatattatgaagtCTATGCGCATTAACTACTTCGTGAATATGTTTACAGAGCTGAACAAATTAGTAGATTAAATACAGTTTGTTCgctattttttcatttttacaaaaccattgataaaaaaagaatgctATCGTCGTAAACTAATTTCTAAATTGACAtaccttttattataaaataagagacTTTAACATACGAATCTTAATATACGAATTTCATTCATACAGCTCGATTCTATTAATTGGTACACCTCTGTAAATTGAATGCTGCAAATAGCTGTTATTGCTTTGTTTCCATTTCCTTCGATGACAAGTATTTCCATTGTATGCTGAACGTTTAGCGCTGCAGTAACGATAGAAGACTCAAAGAGCGGCTACAAAGAATAGAAACTTATAATTGAATCTTGCGTATTACCCTGCACCTCATCGCGTCAATACATCGATTACAATCGCGTGTACCGTATCATTTACGTTAGTTAAATTTTCAAGACAGTAGTTGGTGTTTTCgaagtattttctttttttttcaatgacaTAATACGTCATGGAAGAGTGCACCTTATCGCTGTCTAGGAGGAATCAAATAATTGCTTACATTGCTAACGTTAAATATTCAGTAGAAAAATAGGAATCTTATTctaggaaatttttatatcataataatttcacgTATCAATCGAAAGATCGTCCCTTAAAGTCGAaactgttttcatttttttttatccaagACCTAATAAACTGTTTACGCTTAAAAACATCTGTATCCCCTTggataatttttgaatatgaTCAAATCAGGTATAAATAGTGTTTATCTACTTTGAGCGGcgtaattatttgatttttcctaGATCCCACAATGAACGCTGATTCGAATGAACCATTCGATAGAAACCTTCGCATTTGCACCCGACACCTAAAATTGATTGCAATGTGTTCGTTTTGTTGGCACATCGCGGGGATATAACAGGGGGGTTTTACAATTGTACTCCTGATTCTAACTTCACCTTTGGATCGCAACAATAATTTGCAAAGGTGCCCTTAGAATTAGAAGCGTGTGTCGCACTATACGTGGAGAAACATTCGCGATATATTTTCACTTCGCGGGAgtggaaatttttatcatgTAAAATTCTGGAAGAATGAGAACGAGGTGCGGTGCACATGTTGATTCCCGTTTGAGCGTGACAAGTTTCGACTGTTCGTTAAATCGTGATGTTCAGACTGAACTACTTGTTAcataaaatcagaaatttgtataaataaagtgataaataaaaaatatcaattaccAATAATCGGTACGTTTTTTTATGTCGCAATCAAcatagaaatttgtttcttcatTTCGCATAGAATTCTAAAGAATATACatgtaatgtattatattgtatgatTTCAATACATTCAtgtataatgtttaaaataaagttaattatattaatgtaaacgTATTTGCAAATACATATCCAATAGCATTAAACACAATATACGTGTCGTGTTACAATAAAGTAaatggtttttatttatataaaattaaaataccaaCACAATGCAAATAcacaacttttttttaaatattattaagtatagaTTTCTAAATAAGGATAAAATAATCACGAaagcattaattatattaatgttttatacaatatttatagacCCAATTAAACTGCCACACTAATAAAATTGCGATTCCACACGATATGTCTTCTGTCACATTTAAAAGTAGATTAAATTACTGAGAATCTATGAAGAGAATCtatgtttcttctttcttttaaaaaaatctgcactgataaataaattataaaggtATTTTCACAAATGTGATCTAGTAATAGGGTGCAACTTTTTACAAGTACCTACGTTTACTAgtctaaaaataatcattctCTCGGTAACAACGAATCGGACGTTACAGGTCTTGGTATGCAAATGTAAACTGTCACTCTCAAAAAGTACTTGGAACACCTCGTTCTGGAAGAAATGTgatggaataaatttttacgagcaGACGACACGGAAAAACCGCCTGTTCACTATTATGTCATAACTCATAATTTACTGATTcctttaatacaattataacacGATGAAACTGAACAGGCGTTTATCGTCGTATGTTCTGCCACGATAAAAAATGACTAGGCCATATGAATATAACTAAGGAATTCGTACTGCATTCCCGACACTGACATACATAGAAGAAAGTGCAAAGTGAAATCTACCTAATTCAATTCAGACCCCGCCGTTACCCTAACAACGTTTAAcacaatcgaataaatatggtACTTTTATACAAGTGATATTTTCTTgcattaaaagatattaaatctTGCTAAACTCAGTCCCTACTGTATTTTTCCGAAAAAATGTCCCGAGGTTTATTCATATGGCTCAATAGTTTCAGTCCTGCAAacttcttctattatcaaCCAATCTGATGTGTATTTTCAATGATCCTTTCTCAATCTCTATGACTGTAACCAATCTTATGCAAAATCAactttgcattttattatggTTCCTCCCCATCACCatctacaaaataataactgatataaaaatgtatgaagGTATTTATAAgcagaaaaaataaaacgaatcaCTTAGagataataagaatttttaccTTCACGATCTACTTCGTCGTCTACTAATAACTCATCCTCTTCATTTACCCCATCGTCTTCGTCGTTCACagcctcttcttcttcttcatcttcatcGACATCATCTTCGACGACAACTATACTGTCATCTCCTTCCTCACCTTCGCCTGCTTCGTCGCCATCATCCGCCCCACCATCCtcgtcttcgtcttcctcTTCCGTGTCACAATCTTCACCATCCCCTTCAATACCATTTTCAACATCCATATCTGGTGCTAAATAATACTGAACAAAAAACACACGAAACATTAGTTACCTACGGTTTACTTTATGCAAAATCCTACTAAAATaatctgtaatatatattaaataaaacatattaccTGTAAAGGATTAGGCCACATAtcatctttaattaattctgctATTTCATCTGAACTAGGATCACCATGATCCGTAAACCAGTCGAAGAATGACCTGTGTTTTAACGGCCTTTTACGACCTTTTAATGGGGCTTTGGTTTTTGCTCGTTTTGTTAAATCTGCGCCTTCTTTCCAACGTATAGGTGTACTTTGAGAAGCTGGGTCTCCTGCGAAGAAAGCAGGAGATACATTAAAACTATGATTGCTCaatgcaatttcaatttccatctggaaattgttttggaaattataatgGTATAGATAAGATATAGGTATCGTGCATTCATTTGTAccttcaaataaatatagctctatattatacgttaaatgcaATACGATTTGTTAATGCATGAAAAAGGTATTCTGAagagttgaaattaaaataatgaatattattcaaatttttatagcgatagaagaaaatgataatttagaaatattctcACCAGAAGAACCTAGATGAAATTCCTTAGTAAGTACTTCATTCTCGAAATATGGATTCTCATCGAAGTGGAAATTGATTCTATAACCAGACTTAATATCTTCGAATTCTTCCACTTCGAGTTTGTTAAGGAATCGAAGCGcatcttcttcgtcttcttccaATATTTCTGCTATTTCTTTGTTGTTCACAAactatatacatgtatatataagtaataaGGAAACATATAGCATAGTCaaacgtattaataaaaaaagataatagTCAAGACTTGCACATTCATGATTTTATTACATCGAttgtctaaataatttttcctacaaattgtaaaaataataattgatataatattagcCGATACAGGAatctttacatttatttttattgaaaccaTGAAATTTCTTCGAATGTAACCTTATAAATACCACTGAAACAATACTACagcaataaattgttacttaaTGCTAAATACATTGTGTTTCAAATGAATTCATTGAAAGAATAAAGAAcggatattaaattataagtaacATAAACTATAGATGGAGACacaattaagtaaatatttacatttcaacCAATTCGAGACtgaacataaaaatatctttattgtCCCTTTTAATGTAAGTACAATAAACATCTAACTTATTTTCTCTTatcttttattgtaaaaactaAGAGCGTAGTTTATTGGAAAATACTTGACTGTATGGTAAATTGGAGCAATATGGTCTTTAACATATGGTAATGAAGCCTTTCAGAATcgatcagaaattattaaaataaaaataagaatagatcatgtattaaatatgactttgaaaagaaatatatgagaaaatattatacaatcgTTAACGAAACAACGGCTATATCTTATACAAATATCAGATTGAGTACTTAAGAGTTGATATCATCAAACAACATTAGAAATAAACTATCAGTTAGAACGCATTTAAATTGTAGGTTAAAAAGGTCTAAAGCATTGATGAAATTATAAGGGCAAGAACAATTTACGATAGAAGCATAGataataattcgaagaaagaaaaacacatTTGTGTTGTTGTATTAAGTGAaacgaaaaatgtaattctgaATAAGTGAATATTAGGAACAATGAATGATAGGAAGCTGGCAATAGATTACCAAACGGCGTGAACGTATGGAAAATCTGTAATAGTggtttctataaaaataaatgtgtatCATATTCCGCGTGACCGCATGTAGTTATACATACATTTCGTACGTATACAAGTAGGCAAGATGGCGACCAGCGCCGGTGGACGCCGGCATTGCTGAGAAACGTCAAAGATACATTAGTAATCATTATTAATGTGAATGTAACGCCGTTGTACGAAAGGATACAGCAGTCACCCAAAAATTTGGTATCCTTTTGATAATGTCATTCCGTTTTTGGAAATAGGGCTTACGCAACTTATTATACTTCTTCTCAACTTCGAGGATTTCGTCGCTGGCTTTCTCATTGAGGCCATCGATTTGATTCTGACATCCGTCAATCTCTTCGAGGGTTTTTTGTATTTCGATGTCGTAGTCCCGCGACTCAACACCCTCGCCCGAACCAGGGTCCTCCAATTCCTTGGACTTTTTGTTCGGCGAAGCCATCGTTCGACACCCGCGCTCTTGTCACCACTCCACTactttctgtttattttcagTAGGCACTCACTCCGCGTTCGTCACGCTCGTGTCACTAATTCACGGCGGGTAAGCAAGCTAACTGCGACCACGAGGCCGACAGATTGTCTAGATGGGCCGCTACGCAGGCGAATGTCGATCACGCGTTCTATTCACGCGCGATGAGATTTCTTACGTACATAGAAATTCACAAACTTTGTATACTTTATTGTATTTCTTCAAGATGCCCATGtaagaatataatacatataacaaataattaagaaaatgacAAAGTATCGTATATATGCATATTCTATGACAATTGATACAAATGGAAGAATCTACGTCTCCGCGAGTCTTAATGGTATCTgtgactattttattttattgataaatgcGGAAATGTACTCGCATAATATACGTCACATTTTAGTACACACTGCGTCGGATTTAGAATAAAGGTGGATGGCGATGACACCGTTTAATCACTGtgaattaatgaatatgtACGTACATCGAATACGCAGTACTATGGTATCGAACtctaatgtaaaaataattatgtattatatacaaaatcttTTCGAACCTATGGTATCGTATGCTTAAATTGATTACCTTTGAGATATCACATGTAAACAGTGTCGCAAAAAAATTGAGAACGCTAGAAAATACGCGGGAATATTTGAAGCATAATAATGTACACAGAtgttatgaatttatatagaGTGAGAACTCGGTGGAATTTATGTAGTCTGAAGCTATATTCATAGCACAAAACTTACGCACACATACATACGATTTTCTTctcaaaaatttgaaaaactttCATAGTATCCAATAAAGATTATCTTATATGATTTATCCAAATAAATAGCAGAcctataaaatacatataaataaaagtaagacATAACGAAATGCTGTCAGAAAGAGAACAAGGGCGtactttatttgaattaaaattaaataaaaataaaaagtatatgaAATAGAATGTACGTAAGAATCGGTATTTGTTTAGAGGTGTAGTAACATCAAAAGTGGAAACATAGATcttaaaatgcataaaatgtatattctCTTATTTCGTTCCAATACTTGTTACTACGAAGTATAGGTACAGTGTGTGAACAATTTAAGATGTTCAAAATCCAATAAATTTGGGACTTCTACTTAAATGTAAAAGGACTTTCTCTTAGGGCCTAAATTATTtcccatttaaaaaatattctattattgtCAGTTTAacgtatttacaatttttacgtaaacgtacaaaataactatttatcattatttacttcactatctatttaatatagcttgtataaatatatgttatacaCGTAAAGTTGTAAAATACCATTAATAAAAGTGTAAAAGCACCAATAcctggaaatataattttaataaaatcttaatataaAGGAGTAATACATTACACGTATAAAACTAtctataacaataaaagttTGCATTGATAGGTTGGAGATATTGATTTATGGCATATTAGTTAACATAACTTTATACTAATTACTAACACGATCACGTTGCACCGTAAAGTGCCGCcttgttaattgtaaattcattaattatttatcaaaaaattatttctcgcaTTAAGACAAAATCTTTTCATTCGtagacgaattttttaaaagaatcaCTTGATATTTCTGCAACATAACATGATTCGtctttatacatatttcattatatacaattgCCAATTATTCTGAAGTTATTTGTATTGGATTGATTCATTTTAACAATGactcaaaatattgaatacttcGCCTagatattgattattaaatgatataacagtctaatgaataaaaatatgaatgatAAGTGTGTACCTAATACTATACTCATCAAGTCATATTTTTCCAATGaaataagattaaaaattcctCCGAATATTTGATCTACTTCTTTTTTACATTCGATTGCTACATTAATCTCGAAactaataattgaataaaatatcgaagtgCTAGAGTATATATCAATCTTTCTCTTAGTTGAATACTTCTGtcaaatataatagaattgacGTAGTTTTTTTTCCATTAgaaaatctataattaatCTGTGCATGTGTtcatatagtattatagtatcaaaagatatgaaatatacattttactttataaagttatataaatgttGTAAGTAAATTCTTGACGAAAAATCTCTTAAAATTTttccaatgaaaattatttgttcattgCTTAATTTGTACTTTTTTAAGTGTCCGTTAAGGACTTACGTAGGCAAATGTTCAAAAGTTGTGCATTTTGCagttatataaatagaataaactaTCGttcattttaagaaaaagtTTCCAGCATCCTTAGCTCTTCTTAATGTTCACTCGTTGCGTTCTTGTCCATTAATTACAGAGATCCATTCTTTTTGGCTTGTAGCAATTTCTGCCTTTCAATGAATAAGTTCTTCATATCGGCTAGtgcattttctatttgtttagCAAATCGAGCAGCATTCTAAAAGTAAGTacaattatgttaaaaatttcgttaataacatATACATTATTGCGAATGATTACATTCAAATCAACTACATATTCTTACGGTTTGCGAGGAACTGAGTTTACACGAGATGTGGAAAAATATGAGATTCTCTCCAGCAATGATGTATGACACGCCATATCCGTCATCGGCCACAGGACCAAAACCACCGCCGGCAGAGATACAATTTGGatgcttttttaaattgattagaGATGTTTGACCATGCGGTGTCTGCGAGGTGGACAACTTCCACGGCTCGCTTAAAACTTCCTGGAATGGAAACTTGTTAGAAcatgtttttcatttaataaaatacacgtttactgtgaaataatattacctTCAAGAAAGGCGAATCTACttctaaatatttagatacaacgtataaacaaaatagatGTCTATCTATTCCTTTACCGCTCATAGCATCTTGATAACCTTTTTGATGTTGCTTTGCTGCAGCCAACAATAGTTTGTACTTATGTTCTAcctgcaataaaaaattatttataaataaatacgaattatatgaaaattaaatgaaaataaatacaatttttatcacttACAGTTGCACCTTTATCATGCATTGCTTTTACCCATTCCGTAGATTCGATTGTACACGGTCTCACTGTTTCGGTTCTACCTTCGCGGAACAGTCTAGTCATGGACGCCTCgtaagttaaattaaatttatcagaATCACGGAAGTACGCCAATTGAAGTGCCATTTGTATGTATGCGTCAGGTGACATTGAATTGATTTTCATGAATCCTTTGCCGTATGCATCGTGTACGTAAATGCGTAACTCAACATCGCTTAATAACTTTTGAGCCacctaaataaagaaaaatttgttgtagAATCGagtatctttaatttttaatcttatcGTAACtccaagaatattttaaatatatcgatcATTACTTGAACTGATTCTTCAATAGTGTCTATGCACTGTGAAGTTAAATCCCACTGAAGTCGTATTGGAGACGGAGGTGAAAATTCTGGTTCACCTTTGTTACGTCCATCTTCTCCATATCTGTAATAGATGTCAGCGAATTTGTTACACCAAGTACCAAAATACgcgtacaataaatttatacatgtaCACATATATGATTAATAGAGTATCAACAAATTTTGCTCAACTATGAATTCCGGTTTAatgcaaaaatgaataaaattataatttgtatatttatggTAATGTGTAATTCACATATTTATTCGTTAAGGAAAGCTATTATccaatttctttttgaaacttgcaattttaaaaagcattagtagtattaaaatatttatcattaagAATTGGAGACACACGCTGGAATTCTATTTAAGTGTTAcactgaaaattaatataagtaaatgtgtacatatatacgattattagttattattatcactcaTGGAATggtattatatacatacatacagaATTAGAGAAGCAaaataagttataataaatgttatatgaGTTATATGAAAACGTTGTTACAGTAAAAcataagaaatataagaaaaaaaattacccCATGTTCACCTCATTACCGATTACATATTCCCATAGAGATCCCATTATAGGAGCATCAGCCCTAACAAGCATATTACAAATCAAgttatttaacttttttacaCAGAAAAGAAATGGTTTACAGTAAATGTGTAAGTCACCAATAAGatgtagaaataaaacaaagagaTGGCAGATACCAGTTGAAATCTTCAAAGACATAAGGCGTTTCACAGAATTACCTTCAAAAGTGTTAATACGaacagaaattacaaaaagtaATCTTCTGCTTAACATAAGTGGAGGAATTCATATTTTCAGtcgtgtatataaataaaaatgaaacaagttTTCAgaattggaattaaaattcatggcTTCCGGTTGGATGCCGCGTCTAATTTCAGCGCGTTGCCGACGTTTCGCAAACGTTGCAGCTTGCTTCATCAGAGCTAGGAGTCCCTGCTACTGAAGCCTCGGATCATCCGTCGATCATaactcttaattttta is a window encoding:
- the Set gene encoding NAP domain-containing protein SET isoform X2 encodes the protein MASPNKKSKELEDPGSGEGVESRDYDIEIQKTLEEIDGCQNQIDGLNEKASDEILEVEKKYNKLRKPYFQKRNDIIKRIPNFWVTAFVNNKEIAEILEEDEEDALRFLNKLEVEEFEDIKSGYRINFHFDENPYFENEVLTKEFHLGSSASQSTPIRWKEGADLTKRAKTKAPLKGRKRPLKHRSFFDWFTDHGDPSSDEIAELIKDDMWPNPLQYYLAPDMDVENGIEGDGEDCDTEEEDEDEDGGADDGDEAGEGEEGDDSIVVVEDDVDEDEEEEEAVNDEDDGVNEEDELLVDDEVDREDGDGEEP
- the Set gene encoding NAP domain-containing protein SET isoform X1, coding for MASPNKKSKELEDPGSGEGVESRDYDIEIQKTLEEIDGCQNQIDGLNEKASDEILEVEKKYNKLRKPYFQKRNDIIKRIPNFWVTAFVNNKEIAEILEEDEEDALRFLNKLEVEEFEDIKSGYRINFHFDENPYFENEVLTKEFHLGSSGDPASQSTPIRWKEGADLTKRAKTKAPLKGRKRPLKHRSFFDWFTDHGDPSSDEIAELIKDDMWPNPLQYYLAPDMDVENGIEGDGEDCDTEEEDEDEDGGADDGDEAGEGEEGDDSIVVVEDDVDEDEEEEEAVNDEDDGVNEEDELLVDDEVDREDGDGEEP
- the Set gene encoding NAP domain-containing protein SET isoform X3 codes for the protein MASPNKKSKELEDPGSGEGVESRDYDIEIQKTLEEIDGCQNQIDGLNEKASDEILEVEKKYNKLRKPYFQKRNDIIKRIPNFWVTAFVNNKEIAEILEEDEEDALRFLNKLEVEEFEDIKSGYRINFHFDENPYFENEVLTKEFHLGSSGDPASQSTPIRWKEGADLTKRAKTKAPLKGRKRPLKHRSFFDWFTDHGDPSSDEIAELIKDDMWPNPLQYYLAPDMDVENGIEGDGEDCDTEEEDEDEDGGADDGDEAGEGEEGDDSIVVVEDDVDEDEEEEEAVNDEDDGVNEEDELLVDDEVDREVIIL